The DNA window GGCatgttttaaacaaatatatatataatagtgatTTGAGATGTACCAACTAATTTCAAAAGACAGAcatattattactatttaaaaaacaaatatcattattttatttactaatttatCAAGTTATAAGGATGACATGGTCTTGGCCtaagattttaataatctaatttattcatccaaataatattcattatattttttaaagataattcTAATTGAAGTCAAATATCCTCTTGTTTGAcattataatattgtttgttttgagttgatataattgatttttttttttaaataattcaaattttaaaacaaacaaattattaaattaagatgTCTTAAATACAAGTTAtaagaaataatgaaatatatattctattatatgatatctcaaataaaaagatttttttctgtattttatattttaataaattgtttaactCAATAAATAAgagtgatttaaaaaaacaaaaacaaatttgacaaagtttttaaatttgatatgtTACATTCTTTTAACATTTATagtaatttgataaatattataataattttgataaatattaacgtattatagataaatagtgtgaattaaaattgaatgagaatccaaataaattaatgagttttggttaaataaataaataaataaatttccaaatataataagaaatttattgagtattaatttgataataaattatttgaaaaataataaaaataaattaaatattgccCGGGAAGCTTGAAACATCCGCCAAAGGcagctttcttcttcttctttcttctttcttccatGGATTATTATTGTTGacagaggagagaggagagagaaagagagaagacAGCTGCATGCAAATATACCTTCTTTAAGACTTTCTCTCTAtctttcattcattcattcattcttaaTAGCTTTCTATAATCGAGAAAGATATTATTAGGGCAAACAGCCACAGAAATTCACCTCTTCTTCTCGAGTAGCTAGCTGTCACTTCTGCATTCAATTGATCGACtttcttttcattcttctttCAATTTGATTCTGGATCCAACGATTTTAGATGGGTCGTTCTTAATTAGTCATTCAAGGTAAGTATGATTGAGGGCGACAAGTCTTTTGTTCGCTCATCTTCTTCTACAAACAACAACGTAATGTCAGAAATTGAGATAAAACCTAAAAGGGTTTATCAGCTGTGGAAAGGAACCAACGTAAGTCATACCAATTTACAAAGATTTCCATTAGAAACCCTATGGGTTTTCTTCTAACTTTATACAATTcctttgatttattttttcagaAATTCTTCTTAGGAGGAAGATTGATCTTTGGTCCGGATGGAGCATCTCTTTTCTTGTCTATCTTGCTAATTGCAGGTCCTGCAATAGCTTTTCTTGTCAAAGTATATTTTAGTATCAGCAGGACTGGTGCTCAACATATCACTCTTTGGTATTCTGTCTTGGCTGTTGGATCTATTCTTACTATTCTGGTTAGTTCTTCttcattaatattaatcaatcacTTTCCATGTTTGAATTGATTTCTTTGCAAAATGGTAGCATATTTGGTATGATCCTTACAGATAAGAAATGGATTCTTTCTTTAGTTTAATTGTTTCTCAATCTGAGTCCTACAAAGTGGAGATACACCCTGTTTAATTTCTAATATGAACCGATCTGGATCCACATATTGATGAGAAATCACTATTTTCATATGAAAGCCAGTACTATTTCCCTTGTTTTGGTTATGAGtgtgtttgatcaaactgaaaatcaAGTTTTGAATGTTGAATAATGGATTTTAAATGTCgaattaattaagtatttggaaaataaatgttgaatatatCTAAATTTGAAGTAATTGGTATGtaaattgatttgataaaaagtgGAGCTTGTATTGAGGAAGTATTTAAAGGCGGTATTATAATGACGTTAGTTGATTAATTTCTAGGGTTCAAGTTTTCTTTTAGATGTTTTTACTGTTTTTTCGATTAAGTCATTCAGAGTTTACCAAATTAAGTCAGattggaaatatatatttttattttattttagttgaatataaataattaagtgattttaagtaaaatttattaaatgaacttaattcaaataagcactCTTAATAAATTCAGATTGGTTTGAAGCATGATCCTTGCAATACTcttaatcactttttttttttttcagtcaAATCAAGAAGTTGATTCTTTGTGTTTCTACATTAACATTGTTAAAATGATGCAGGCTATTACATTTCTGTTATTAACTGCCAGTAGAGATCCTGGAATTTTGCCAAGAAATTCGAAGCCACCCGAGTTGGATGATCCTTGTGAGATTCCAACACCATCCATGGAATGGGTTAATGGAAGAACCCCTCATTTGAAATTACCTCGAACTAAAGATGTGATTGTAAATGGGCACATGATAAAAGTAAAGTTCTGCGATACTTGCTTGCTTTATCGTCTTCCCCGTGCTTCTCATTGCTCCATCTGCAACAACTGCGTTCAGAGATTTGATCATCATTGCCCGTGGGTTGGTCAATGCATTGGAATAGTAAGTAATTTTGCTGGTTCATGTTCTCCATTTGATCTAATTACATGGAGCATTCTACAAAAGTATGTTACATTACTACATTATTAAGTTGATCCAAAAATATTAAAGGAAATCCTTTTAGTGTAATGTAAAAAGCATGGTAAGTAACGCACACTTAGGCTAAGTGGCTTACCACATAAGGTCTCATATTGGATACTCATTAAAAGCACCTGATATTTGGTCAAAGATTATTCCATTCATGAGATTTTAACATAACAAagttggagcttgtttgatgtaggttttttctcaaataaaccGATatgatatcattattatttgGGGTTATTTGATTAActgactaaaatatcctttttaaaataaagtaaggtTGTTTCAGTATTTTAGtagatgatttgattgatgatgggataaggGATTTCTTCATCAATCAAATAGGTTTGCATCAATATAGCCTAATCTGCTAAACTTACAATTGTGTTATATATAGAAACACCTCTAAGGCTCTAACTAACCAACTACATTGTAATAACTGCTATATTCATCTTCTAGAGCCTTCTATAGGAAGTTGTCTCTAAGGCTGGACATGCCTTTGCCAATGGGTCATGACAAAAACATTGTCCTTTTCATGGAATTGTAtatgaaaaaagaaaacatctcattattttattttttttcatttttggtttGCAGCGTAATTATCGATTCTTCTACATGTTCATATTGACGTCAACCATCTTATGCATCTTTGTATTTACTTTTTCCTGGATGAACATCATCTGGAAAGAAGGGAAAGTCTTGAAGGCCATGCGACACGATATCTTCTCTGTTTTCCTCATCGTGTACTGCTTCATTGCTGTTTGGTTTGTGGGTGGCCTCACAATTTTCCATTTCTATCTCATCTGCACAAATCAGGTAAACCCCCCTCCCTGTTTTCCTTAGCAATGTTTTAATAGCATGTTTGATATCTATGTATGAAACTTCTTGGCATGTTCTTATGATTCCACGCTCTGTCGGGGATACTAATCTCTCGGGCTCATTCATTTCTAGTTTAGAGGGGtttgttttattcttttttGATCTCGTTAAGTTGAAGGGTATTTTGCTCATTTACATCTCGCCAAACTTCAATCTTAATTCATTTGGGAGAAAAAATGATGGTAAGTCCCTTGAACTTTGGCAAAAgggatattttttattttatttttgcattttctttcatttaattGGTATTGATAATCGTTTCTAAAACACTTGGAAATGAAACTATTACTTCTAATTACATCCACACTTATTGCATAATGACTCATTTTAGAACGAGTTTgttacttttctttttcttttgtgaCTCGGGTGGTTAGAATGATCCTAACTATTACCCCCTTTAAATTAGAGCATTCTTAGTGGAAATCGAATCTGAAACCGAGTTTTTTACTTTACTCCAACCGAGTTGCGTTGTAACTTGTAACTATTAGGGTAGCTCAAGTGACAAGTGTCGTGTCTAAAAGACCCAAGGTTATGAGTTCGATTCCTTATAGGAGGAACGTCTTAAGTTAAAATTGGGGTAATGTGAAGGGTGGTGCTACCTTtctgaattaaaaatattatatatatacttgtgtTGTAACTTGTATGTTATGCAAAGTTGTGAAATATATTTACGTTTTGGCAGACAACATACGAAAACTTCCGAAATCGTTATGACAAGAAAGAGAATCCATACAACAAAGGCACAATGAGCAATCTAAGGGAGGTGTTCTTATCCAAGATTCCTCCTTCACTGATTGATTTTCGGTCAATAGCCCATGAAGAAGCAATTTGTATGGATCACATTACTCCTATAATAAGGGATAACCTTGAGGACTACTCCAAAGAAAAATTAGATAACGAATTGCGGTCCAAACTGACAGAAGACGACGACGCCCTTTCATCACTCCCCTCGATTTTGAAGAATTTGGATTATGGTGATATCGAAGAGAATGTTAAAATCAGGGAAGACAATGAGATCGAGTTTATCTTTCCCATTGAAGAAGAGTCTTTGATTGGAGTGGAGAATCACGTCATCCAAATTGGTGTTATAGAAAACGGGGCTAGCAGGAAGGAAGATTAATAACAACCCGAAAAATTGATACATTTAGAAGTAACTATGGCTTCTTGTGGTTCTTTATAGTGTTGTAAATCACCTTTGAGTGCTCtcattaatttgaaatagagcAAAAAGACTGCCTATTGGAGAAACTGTATGATTCATTTCTTTTGTTCCTAGTTTTTGAACAATATTTATAGGTGTATTTGGTCTTTTTGGCTCTTAAGACTTTGTGAAAATGAAAGTTACATTTCTGCTACCTAAATAAACAGTTTTTTTGTAtgtaaaattaaagtattttttttttataaatgatttgaaCGATGAAGTGATTATGATGGGATAAagaattattttgaaaagaaattcaaaaaactcaaagatcaaTTGACTGTGTTTCTGATGATTCCTTCCACGagatatttgaatatttgatttTGCGAAAATATTCTTTGATCGTCCTTGTAGTTGTTCATTGACGTTGTTCTTGATGGCGATGTGATTTCAGTAAGGATTTGTATTAGACAATTCACTAGTTAGGATATCTTGGCCATAACTATGTGGTACAACATATAAATTCATGAGATAACAAGATTTGAGTTTAATGAACAGTTTTATTACACATATTTTAGCTTAATGAACTGTTTTATTCAGGGTTGTCAATTCGGATTGGAGTATATGCATTACAAAAAATTCCCAACCCGAACACGATCCGAATTCGAACCAATTCGATCAACCTGAAATGATTTTTTACTATTATAATTGTtcttttaaatatgataattatgTTCATTTAAAGTCTAATCGTCTAAAATAGAAACAGGTGCTtagaaattttaacaaaataaatattacataacGAAAAGTGTGATAtcaatatatgataaaaaaaaaaagaagttttCAAGCATCACAAAAGTAATTTGAAGTTTCAAACTCCACTTCTCTATTGTGGTATACTTTCTAGTAGTTTAAGTAGGTGAATCATTTAATTCATTCCCATTTATGAATAAACTCATAATAATTTCAGTAAAATCATCTAACCAGACCAACCCACCTTATTTTttacaaagaaaaatattagtcaaatggttaaacaaataattaaaaaaaaaaagacaaaccACTAACTTTTTGTCCAACTAACCAATCTCTACAACAAACCAATGCCTCAACATCTAGTTTTAATGCACGGTGATATTGGTCAAATATCTTACCACCGATGCTAAAAACCGATTATATTTTAGGAAGCATCTCAAAATATTACTACCACATTGATTTGAAGAGTTTTTGGTTTGCCTATTCCACTTTCGGAGACTTGaccttcaaaattattataagtttgTTCATTTGTATCTAAATCTGTTATAGGTATACCCTTCCCCCTATCCTGGTTATAATCAATACTAGTAAGTTGTGAACTCATTCTGTTATTGATGGATGGAGTTGAAGAGATAAAAGATTGAAGGAAATGGGAAATGAAGGCAGAAGGAAAAAAATTAGGATTATGTTTTTAATTCGGGTCATTTCAGGAATTTTTGATCCATCAGATGACATCCAGATTATTGTGGGATGACAATAATCACCATTTTATGTATGGTTCAAAAGTGGTAATTTGAAAAAAGTTTTCTTCTTAAATCCTAAAAACTATGCATCAAACGAAGCTCGACGAAACCTTGGTAGGGTTgtgaattttgtgttttcttaaTCATGTTTATTTAAGTGTATTAATAGTTTGATTATCATAGATATTTCATTCTTTTATTCGAGTTTAATTTTGTAacgttattttatttatttgatactTTGTCAATAAGAATCAAATATGAAACTTTTAATCtacaaaatatgatttaaatttaagacaatgataaaaaaaagtgagtTGGGTAGGATTAAAATGATCTATGTTTTGGTTTCAGATTttctaagtaaaaaaaaaggtataaataaaataaaaataaatttgcttttttagttttaaaaggATAATTATGTCATTTGTAgtagaaagtttttttttaaaattcaagaatTTTAGAGTTGGATATAAACTATTTCCTTAATTAAGAGATTCTTCAATCATTTATCTACACAAAACATTTAATTTGTCTAATTAATCTCAATATTTAAAACATGACAAAATAATCTAAGAAATTTTTCTACTagattatcaaaaaaattataaatccaCCAAACTACATTTCAAGCCCATAGAAAATACTTTCAAAGAAGAAGATATGACACGTGTCAAATTCCCATTTAAAGATGGATTTCATCGGATGAGATTAGGAAATCCCCAAACCATCTTCTTCAACCAATAGTATTCGATCTTCCATTTCTTATAATGTTTTTCCACCACAAATCTTTCCCCATTTCATAaacccttcttcttcttcttcttcttcatcttcatcactCACTCAATCCCTGCTTCCATTTCCATCACCAAAAATGGCAGCCGAGATGATGTCATTAGGAGGTCTAGTAAAACCCATAACAGATTTCAACTCAAGATCCCGTTTTGGCAGCATTAATCCCTACAAATTCAAACCCTTTTCCAGAAATTTCAGTACAATCACCATGTCTGCTGCCACCACCACCGGCGAGTCATCAACGAAGTCGCCGAAGAAGAAAATTGCAGGGAAGAAAGAAATTAACGAATCATTGCTGACTCCCAGGTTCTACACTACAGATTTCGAAGAGATGGAAATGCTGTTCAATGTTGAGATAAACAAAAACCTAAACGAAGCTGAATTCGAAGCTCTGTTACAGGAATTCAAAACTGATTATAATCAAACCCATTTTGTTCGAAACAAAGAGTTTAAGGAAGCCGCCGACAACATGCAAGGACCTCTCCGACAGATCTTTGTTGAGTTTCTTGAACGTTCATGCACTGCCGAATTCTCTGGTTTCCTTCTCTACAAAGAACTTGGAAGAAGACTTAAGGTTCGATTACATCTCAATTTCAGTTTCCTGTTTAATTTCTAATACTTTCATCCATTTATGCAGAAAACTAATCCAGTTGTGGCTGAGATTTTCTCTTTAATGTCTAGAGATGAAGCTAGACATGCTGGGTATGCTTCTGAATCTTTCAAATTCCTTTGATGATTgttgatagatagatagatagatagatagatagattgaTTGGATATGTTGATACAGATTCTTGAACAAAGGGTTGTCTGATTTCAATTTGGCTTTGGATTTGGGGTTTCTTACCAAGGCAAGAAAGTATACATTTTTCAAGCCAAAGTTCATCTTCTATGCTACATATTTGTCTGAGAAGATAGGATATTGGAGATACATAACAATTTATCGTCACCTAAAAGAGAACCCAGAATACCAATGTTATCCAATCTTCAAGTATTTTGAGAATTGGTGTCAAGATGAGAACCGCCATGGAGATTTCTTCTCAGCTCTTCTTAAAGCACAGCCTCAATTCCTTAATGATTGGAAAGCTAAGCTTTGGTCAAGATTCTTTTGCTTATCGGTAATCTCTCTTTTCCCTTGTTTTCATTCATGGCTTATTGATTTCATTTTAATGGGTTTTCTTCATTTTACTGGTTccctaataaaatattgttgatTAGGGTATAGTTTGATTGTAGGTAGAGGTATTAGGCTCAATTCTTATTAATAATACCTTAGCTTGattgatgttgggttatttggaatttttaagaaaaaatcttGTTTAGATTAGTTGTCTTTTAATAGgttgaaatattataatgtttttttatatgtagaaatttaaattttataaagataaagtaggttatttttagtattttaattaataaagtgaTGATAAGTGagttttatgtaataaaatcaTACATTAAACAAGCTtctaagagtttgtttgatcttaGAATTTTTTGGTTtgacttaatattttaaaattctagtttttaaaagtttaatgaccattaaatatatgaaatagaaAGATAAGAGAGAACTTATCAAATTAAAGCgtattttgatatttagatGAATAAAAGAGTGATACATATATAAGGTGAAATGATGAAAAAGATTGGATTTTGAGTAAGATACATTTTTATTAGGTTATAAAAGTGTGGTTAAAGTATTAGTTGAGGTCCTATTTcctagtttgattttttttaaatgtacaatttggtttatttttggTTACTTTGATAATCTAATTGAAATAAgagaacaaataaaataaaataaaattactagaAGTTTGAACCGAAGTAGAGTTTTTTCATTGGGGGGGGGGGCAGAAacataaaaattttcaaaaaaggcaaacccactttatatattataaataaaaggcttctttttttttttctttttaatttatatattataaacatatatattaagatgtaataatttcattaatatttttatttttagtataatcatatatttaaaaaaatcatgtcaattTTTTCTATAGTATATAAGGATTTATACTATTTCTATTATAGAGTTTTGATAGAAGATTTTCAGTATTATTATAGCATTTATGTCACAAATGATCTCtcaaaagataattttatttatttatttagcaaACTAACACTATAGTGTTTTAAGTAAGAATAGGATCATTAACTTTATCTCTACCTCTATCCCATTAagatttttctatcaaattttCCAACTATTTCATGAAATTAAtcaaaatcctaaaaacaatgACAACAAAAAATTG is part of the Impatiens glandulifera chromosome 1, dImpGla2.1, whole genome shotgun sequence genome and encodes:
- the LOC124922155 gene encoding probable protein S-acyltransferase 4; the protein is MIEGDKSFVRSSSSTNNNVMSEIEIKPKRVYQLWKGTNKFFLGGRLIFGPDGASLFLSILLIAGPAIAFLVKVYFSISRTGAQHITLWYSVLAVGSILTILAITFLLLTASRDPGILPRNSKPPELDDPCEIPTPSMEWVNGRTPHLKLPRTKDVIVNGHMIKVKFCDTCLLYRLPRASHCSICNNCVQRFDHHCPWVGQCIGIRNYRFFYMFILTSTILCIFVFTFSWMNIIWKEGKVLKAMRHDIFSVFLIVYCFIAVWFVGGLTIFHFYLICTNQTTYENFRNRYDKKENPYNKGTMSNLREVFLSKIPPSLIDFRSIAHEEAICMDHITPIIRDNLEDYSKEKLDNELRSKLTEDDDALSSLPSILKNLDYGDIEENVKIREDNEIEFIFPIEEESLIGVENHVIQIGVIENGASRKED
- the LOC124919239 gene encoding magnesium-protoporphyrin IX monomethyl ester [oxidative] cyclase, chloroplastic; this encodes MAAEMMSLGGLVKPITDFNSRSRFGSINPYKFKPFSRNFSTITMSAATTTGESSTKSPKKKIAGKKEINESLLTPRFYTTDFEEMEMLFNVEINKNLNEAEFEALLQEFKTDYNQTHFVRNKEFKEAADNMQGPLRQIFVEFLERSCTAEFSGFLLYKELGRRLKKTNPVVAEIFSLMSRDEARHAGFLNKGLSDFNLALDLGFLTKARKYTFFKPKFIFYATYLSEKIGYWRYITIYRHLKENPEYQCYPIFKYFENWCQDENRHGDFFSALLKAQPQFLNDWKAKLWSRFFCLSVYVTMYLNDCQRNDFYEGIGLNTKEFDMHVIIETNRTSARIFPAVLDVENPEFKRKLDRMVAINEKLLAIGQTDDIPLIQNLKRVPLVAALVSEIVAAYLMPPVESGSVDLAEFEPQLVY